The following are from one region of the Carassius auratus strain Wakin chromosome 43, ASM336829v1, whole genome shotgun sequence genome:
- the LOC113061443 gene encoding SKI family transcriptional corepressor 1 homolog-B-like isoform X1, which produces MESIPNQLPAGRDSSCSPNSKQDLKSYSGPTLKPNQVSETSLYGIPIVSLVIDGQERLCLAQISNTLLKNYSYNEIHNRRVALGITCVQCTPVQLEILRRAGAMPISSRRCGMISKREAERLCKSFLGAHSPPKLPENFAFDVSHECAWGSRGNFIPARYNSSRAKCIKCSFCNMYFSPNKFIFHSHRAPESKYTQPDAANFNSWRRHLKLTDKNSPDDVSHAWEDVKAMFNGGSRKRTLPIGGSDSSSSLNAQAPRGQTQGEPSELPHKTVRCEDDRGNVTMPSRIRNYPVIPVPSKSFGMLQKIPPPLFPHPYGFPAFGLCQKKDDGVVMGEPNKTNLSGVFWPSAKESAYPAFPMFWPTTGSLAMPTYHHAQPKPPSDVLCTRHSEVDVSEQSDRSTSTPKDSLLDNERCSSTQSTRNEEDKSGDESRSIEGMPTTPRKISYISAFRPVVKDVESIAKLYGNRGPYSGPRSGYMSPDFLSESSSYRSVSPDVDSGDDPDVDVESHKVHEDEECLQLSVDDRRSPRGLTVAQSDEVKGQDQDNSQMHILSDLHTANSSETRSSDLESHGNKHTTRFEVYARERDEHVHQMSTSYFGPTTTSQRELSVKDVHEEEPSSTVEETEPRNHQDQTNIEERLKEPNDDEESLRKDTGSRISLVEKNIEKMAKEELQKQLVEQVELRKKLEREFQNLKDSFQDQMKRELSYREEMVQQLQIVRDTLCSELDHERETRYAIQQKLKEAHDALHHFSCKMLTPRHCAGTCTFKPPLLPP; this is translated from the exons ATGGAATCTATCCCAAATCAGCTGCCGGCTGGAAGGGACTCCAGCTGTTCGCCGAACTCTAAACAAGACTTGAAGTCTTACTCTGGGCCAACACTCAAGCCGAACCAAGTCAGCGAGACCTCTTTATACGGAATACCGATCGTTTCATTGGTCATAGACGGCCAAGAGAGACTTTGCCTAGCTCAAATATCCAACACTCTTCTGAAGAACTACAGCTATAACGAAATCCACAACCGACGCGTGGCCCTGGGCATCACTTGCGTGCAGTGCACTCCGGTCCAGCTGGAGATTCTCAGGCGCGCGGGAGCAATGCCTATTTCCTCGAGACGCTGCGGGATGATTTCAAAGCGAGAGGCCGAGAGGCTCTGCAAATCGTTCCTGGGTGCCCACAGCCCTCCGAAATTACCAGAAAATTTCGCCTTTGACGTTTCGCACGAATGCGCGTGGGGCAGCCGGGGCAATTTCATCCCGGCCAGATACAACAGCTCGAGAGCGAAGTGCATTAAATGTTCGTTCTGCAACATGTATTTCTCTCCAAACAAGTTCATCTTTCACTCTCATCGCGCGCCGGAGTCCAAATACACGCAACCCGACGCAGCAAACTTCAATTCATGGAGAAGACACTTAAAACTGACTGATAAAAACTCACCGGACGATGTGTCCCATGCCTGGGAAGACGTCAAAGCCATGTTTAACGGTGGCAGCCGCAAGAGGACGCTGCCAATCGGTGGGTCTGATAGTTCGTCCTCGCTTAATGCGCAAGCACCGAGGGGTCAGACCCAGGGGGAACCGTCTGAGCTGCCCCACAAAACTGTCCGATGTGAGGATGACAGGGGGAACGTGACGATGCCGAGCAGAATACGCAATTACCCCGTTATCCCGGTGCCCAGTAAGAGTTTTGGGATGTTACAGAAAATTCCACCACCGCTCTTTCCACATCCATACGGTTTCCCGGCGTTTGGTTTGTGTCAGAAGAAGGATGACGGTGTGGTGATGGGAGAGCCGAACAAAACAAACCTGTCAGGTGTTTTCTGGCCGAGCGCTAAAGAGAGTGCCTATCCTGCCTTTCCTATGTTTTGGCCTACAACAGGCAGCTTGGCCATGCCAACATACCACCATGCCCAACCTAAACCTCCATCTGACGTGTTGTGCACCAGACATAGTGAGGTAGACGTGTCAGAGCAAAGTGACCGAAGCACGAGCACCCCTAAAGACAGTCTACTTGATAATGAACGCTGTTCCAGCACTCAGTCTACACGAAACGAGGAGGATAAATCTGGGGATGAGAGCAGGTCGATAGAAGGGATGCCAACCACCCCGAGAAAAATAAGCTACATATCTGCATTCAGGCCGGTTGTTAAAGATGTTGAGAGCATCGCAAAACTATACGGAAACAGGGGTCCGTATTCTGGTCCTCGATCTGGCTATATGTCACCAGATTTCTTGAGTGAAAGCTCTAGTTATAGATCGGTGTCTCCGGACGTGGACAGCGGGGACGATCCGGATGTGGATGTTGAGTCACATAAAGTGCACGAGGACGAGGAGTGTTTGCAGCTGTCTGTGGATGACCGGCGGAGTCCTCGCGGGTTGACCGTAGCACAGAGTGACGAGGTTAAAGGTCAAGACCAAGATAATAGCCAAATGCATATCCTGAGTGATCTACACACGGCGAATTCAAGTGAAACGCGGTCGTCTGATTTGGAGAGCCACGGTAATAAACACACGACGCGATTTGAA GTCTATGCGCGTGAAAGGGACGAGCACGTGCATCAGATGAGCACATCTTATTTCGGTCCAACGACCACCAGCCAACGCGAACTGAGTG TAAAAGACGTGCACGAAGAAGAACCTTCGTCCACGGTGGAAGAGACTGAACCCAGAAATCATCAGGATCAAACAAACATCGAGGAGCGCCTAAAGGAACCAAATGATG ATGAGGAATCATTGCGCAAGGACACTGGCAGCAGGATCTCCTTAGTAGAGAAAAACATAGAGAAGATGGCCAAAG aggAACTGCAGAAACAGCTTGTGGAACAAGTTGAGCTTAGAAAAAAGTTGGAGCGTGAATTCCAAAATCTAAAAG ACAGTTTTCAAGACCAAATGAAAAGGGAGCTCTCATACAGAGAGGAAATGGTGCAGCAACTCCAGATTGTTCGAG ACACTTTGTGCAGCGAGTTGGACCATGAGAGAGAGACACGTTATGCTATTCAGCAGAAGTTAAAAG AAGCTCACGACGCACTACACCATTTCTCGTGTAAGATGCTGACTCCACGTCACTGTGCTGGGACCTGCACCTTTAAACCTCCTCTTCTACCACCTTGA
- the LOC113061443 gene encoding SKI family transcriptional corepressor 1 homolog-B-like isoform X3, translating into MESIPNQLPAGRDSSCSPNSKQDLKSYSGPTLKPNQVSETSLYGIPIVSLVIDGQERLCLAQISNTLLKNYSYNEIHNRRVALGITCVQCTPVQLEILRRAGAMPISSRRCGMISKREAERLCKSFLGAHSPPKLPENFAFDVSHECAWGSRGNFIPARYNSSRAKCIKCSFCNMYFSPNKFIFHSHRAPESKYTQPDAANFNSWRRHLKLTDKNSPDDVSHAWEDVKAMFNGGSRKRTLPIGGSDSSSSLNAQAPRGQTQGEPSELPHKTVRCEDDRGNVTMPSRIRNYPVIPVPSKSFGMLQKIPPPLFPHPYGFPAFGLCQKKDDGVVMGEPNKTNLSGVFWPSAKESAYPAFPMFWPTTGSLAMPTYHHAQPKPPSDVLCTRHSEVDVSEQSDRSTSTPKDSLLDNERCSSTQSTRNEEDKSGDESRSIEGMPTTPRKISYISAFRPVVKDVESIAKLYGNRGPYSGPRSGYMSPDFLSESSSYRSVSPDVDSGDDPDVDVESHKVHEDEECLQLSVDDRRSPRGLTVAQSDEVKGQDQDNSQMHILSDLHTANSSETRSSDLESHGNKHTTRFEVYARERDEHVHQMSTSYFGPTTTSQRELSVKDVHEEEPSSTVEETEPRNHQDQTNIEERLKEPNDDEESLRKDTGSRISLVEKNIEKMAKEELQKQLVEQVELRKKLEREFQNLKDSFQDQMKRELSYREEMVQQLQIVRAHDALHHFSCKMLTPRHCAGTCTFKPPLLPP; encoded by the exons ATGGAATCTATCCCAAATCAGCTGCCGGCTGGAAGGGACTCCAGCTGTTCGCCGAACTCTAAACAAGACTTGAAGTCTTACTCTGGGCCAACACTCAAGCCGAACCAAGTCAGCGAGACCTCTTTATACGGAATACCGATCGTTTCATTGGTCATAGACGGCCAAGAGAGACTTTGCCTAGCTCAAATATCCAACACTCTTCTGAAGAACTACAGCTATAACGAAATCCACAACCGACGCGTGGCCCTGGGCATCACTTGCGTGCAGTGCACTCCGGTCCAGCTGGAGATTCTCAGGCGCGCGGGAGCAATGCCTATTTCCTCGAGACGCTGCGGGATGATTTCAAAGCGAGAGGCCGAGAGGCTCTGCAAATCGTTCCTGGGTGCCCACAGCCCTCCGAAATTACCAGAAAATTTCGCCTTTGACGTTTCGCACGAATGCGCGTGGGGCAGCCGGGGCAATTTCATCCCGGCCAGATACAACAGCTCGAGAGCGAAGTGCATTAAATGTTCGTTCTGCAACATGTATTTCTCTCCAAACAAGTTCATCTTTCACTCTCATCGCGCGCCGGAGTCCAAATACACGCAACCCGACGCAGCAAACTTCAATTCATGGAGAAGACACTTAAAACTGACTGATAAAAACTCACCGGACGATGTGTCCCATGCCTGGGAAGACGTCAAAGCCATGTTTAACGGTGGCAGCCGCAAGAGGACGCTGCCAATCGGTGGGTCTGATAGTTCGTCCTCGCTTAATGCGCAAGCACCGAGGGGTCAGACCCAGGGGGAACCGTCTGAGCTGCCCCACAAAACTGTCCGATGTGAGGATGACAGGGGGAACGTGACGATGCCGAGCAGAATACGCAATTACCCCGTTATCCCGGTGCCCAGTAAGAGTTTTGGGATGTTACAGAAAATTCCACCACCGCTCTTTCCACATCCATACGGTTTCCCGGCGTTTGGTTTGTGTCAGAAGAAGGATGACGGTGTGGTGATGGGAGAGCCGAACAAAACAAACCTGTCAGGTGTTTTCTGGCCGAGCGCTAAAGAGAGTGCCTATCCTGCCTTTCCTATGTTTTGGCCTACAACAGGCAGCTTGGCCATGCCAACATACCACCATGCCCAACCTAAACCTCCATCTGACGTGTTGTGCACCAGACATAGTGAGGTAGACGTGTCAGAGCAAAGTGACCGAAGCACGAGCACCCCTAAAGACAGTCTACTTGATAATGAACGCTGTTCCAGCACTCAGTCTACACGAAACGAGGAGGATAAATCTGGGGATGAGAGCAGGTCGATAGAAGGGATGCCAACCACCCCGAGAAAAATAAGCTACATATCTGCATTCAGGCCGGTTGTTAAAGATGTTGAGAGCATCGCAAAACTATACGGAAACAGGGGTCCGTATTCTGGTCCTCGATCTGGCTATATGTCACCAGATTTCTTGAGTGAAAGCTCTAGTTATAGATCGGTGTCTCCGGACGTGGACAGCGGGGACGATCCGGATGTGGATGTTGAGTCACATAAAGTGCACGAGGACGAGGAGTGTTTGCAGCTGTCTGTGGATGACCGGCGGAGTCCTCGCGGGTTGACCGTAGCACAGAGTGACGAGGTTAAAGGTCAAGACCAAGATAATAGCCAAATGCATATCCTGAGTGATCTACACACGGCGAATTCAAGTGAAACGCGGTCGTCTGATTTGGAGAGCCACGGTAATAAACACACGACGCGATTTGAA GTCTATGCGCGTGAAAGGGACGAGCACGTGCATCAGATGAGCACATCTTATTTCGGTCCAACGACCACCAGCCAACGCGAACTGAGTG TAAAAGACGTGCACGAAGAAGAACCTTCGTCCACGGTGGAAGAGACTGAACCCAGAAATCATCAGGATCAAACAAACATCGAGGAGCGCCTAAAGGAACCAAATGATG ATGAGGAATCATTGCGCAAGGACACTGGCAGCAGGATCTCCTTAGTAGAGAAAAACATAGAGAAGATGGCCAAAG aggAACTGCAGAAACAGCTTGTGGAACAAGTTGAGCTTAGAAAAAAGTTGGAGCGTGAATTCCAAAATCTAAAAG ACAGTTTTCAAGACCAAATGAAAAGGGAGCTCTCATACAGAGAGGAAATGGTGCAGCAACTCCAGATTGTTCGAG CTCACGACGCACTACACCATTTCTCGTGTAAGATGCTGACTCCACGTCACTGTGCTGGGACCTGCACCTTTAAACCTCCTCTTCTACCACCTTGA
- the LOC113061443 gene encoding SKI family transcriptional corepressor 1 homolog-B-like isoform X2 → MESIPNQLPAGRDSSCSPNSKQDLKSYSGPTLKPNQVSETSLYGIPIVSLVIDGQERLCLAQISNTLLKNYSYNEIHNRRVALGITCVQCTPVQLEILRRAGAMPISSRRCGMISKREAERLCKSFLGAHSPPKLPENFAFDVSHECAWGSRGNFIPARYNSSRAKCIKCSFCNMYFSPNKFIFHSHRAPESKYTQPDAANFNSWRRHLKLTDKNSPDDVSHAWEDVKAMFNGGSRKRTLPIGGSDSSSSLNAQAPRGQTQGEPSELPHKTVRCEDDRGNVTMPSRIRNYPVIPVPSKSFGMLQKIPPPLFPHPYGFPAFGLCQKKDDGVVMGEPNKTNLSGVFWPSAKESAYPAFPMFWPTTGSLAMPTYHHAQPKPPSDVLCTRHSEVDVSEQSDRSTSTPKDSLLDNERCSSTQSTRNEEDKSGDESRSIEGMPTTPRKISYISAFRPVVKDVESIAKLYGNRGPYSGPRSGYMSPDFLSESSSYRSVSPDVDSGDDPDVDVESHKVHEDEECLQLSVDDRRSPRGLTVAQSDEVKGQDQDNSQMHILSDLHTANSSETRSSDLESHGNKHTTRFEVYARERDEHVHQMSTSYFGPTTTSQRELSVKDVHEEEPSSTVEETEPRNHQDQTNIEERLKEPNDDEESLRKDTGSRISLVEKNIEKMAKEELQKQLVEQVELRKKLEREFQNLKDSFQDQMKRELSYREEMVQQLQIVREAHDALHHFSCKMLTPRHCAGTCTFKPPLLPP, encoded by the exons ATGGAATCTATCCCAAATCAGCTGCCGGCTGGAAGGGACTCCAGCTGTTCGCCGAACTCTAAACAAGACTTGAAGTCTTACTCTGGGCCAACACTCAAGCCGAACCAAGTCAGCGAGACCTCTTTATACGGAATACCGATCGTTTCATTGGTCATAGACGGCCAAGAGAGACTTTGCCTAGCTCAAATATCCAACACTCTTCTGAAGAACTACAGCTATAACGAAATCCACAACCGACGCGTGGCCCTGGGCATCACTTGCGTGCAGTGCACTCCGGTCCAGCTGGAGATTCTCAGGCGCGCGGGAGCAATGCCTATTTCCTCGAGACGCTGCGGGATGATTTCAAAGCGAGAGGCCGAGAGGCTCTGCAAATCGTTCCTGGGTGCCCACAGCCCTCCGAAATTACCAGAAAATTTCGCCTTTGACGTTTCGCACGAATGCGCGTGGGGCAGCCGGGGCAATTTCATCCCGGCCAGATACAACAGCTCGAGAGCGAAGTGCATTAAATGTTCGTTCTGCAACATGTATTTCTCTCCAAACAAGTTCATCTTTCACTCTCATCGCGCGCCGGAGTCCAAATACACGCAACCCGACGCAGCAAACTTCAATTCATGGAGAAGACACTTAAAACTGACTGATAAAAACTCACCGGACGATGTGTCCCATGCCTGGGAAGACGTCAAAGCCATGTTTAACGGTGGCAGCCGCAAGAGGACGCTGCCAATCGGTGGGTCTGATAGTTCGTCCTCGCTTAATGCGCAAGCACCGAGGGGTCAGACCCAGGGGGAACCGTCTGAGCTGCCCCACAAAACTGTCCGATGTGAGGATGACAGGGGGAACGTGACGATGCCGAGCAGAATACGCAATTACCCCGTTATCCCGGTGCCCAGTAAGAGTTTTGGGATGTTACAGAAAATTCCACCACCGCTCTTTCCACATCCATACGGTTTCCCGGCGTTTGGTTTGTGTCAGAAGAAGGATGACGGTGTGGTGATGGGAGAGCCGAACAAAACAAACCTGTCAGGTGTTTTCTGGCCGAGCGCTAAAGAGAGTGCCTATCCTGCCTTTCCTATGTTTTGGCCTACAACAGGCAGCTTGGCCATGCCAACATACCACCATGCCCAACCTAAACCTCCATCTGACGTGTTGTGCACCAGACATAGTGAGGTAGACGTGTCAGAGCAAAGTGACCGAAGCACGAGCACCCCTAAAGACAGTCTACTTGATAATGAACGCTGTTCCAGCACTCAGTCTACACGAAACGAGGAGGATAAATCTGGGGATGAGAGCAGGTCGATAGAAGGGATGCCAACCACCCCGAGAAAAATAAGCTACATATCTGCATTCAGGCCGGTTGTTAAAGATGTTGAGAGCATCGCAAAACTATACGGAAACAGGGGTCCGTATTCTGGTCCTCGATCTGGCTATATGTCACCAGATTTCTTGAGTGAAAGCTCTAGTTATAGATCGGTGTCTCCGGACGTGGACAGCGGGGACGATCCGGATGTGGATGTTGAGTCACATAAAGTGCACGAGGACGAGGAGTGTTTGCAGCTGTCTGTGGATGACCGGCGGAGTCCTCGCGGGTTGACCGTAGCACAGAGTGACGAGGTTAAAGGTCAAGACCAAGATAATAGCCAAATGCATATCCTGAGTGATCTACACACGGCGAATTCAAGTGAAACGCGGTCGTCTGATTTGGAGAGCCACGGTAATAAACACACGACGCGATTTGAA GTCTATGCGCGTGAAAGGGACGAGCACGTGCATCAGATGAGCACATCTTATTTCGGTCCAACGACCACCAGCCAACGCGAACTGAGTG TAAAAGACGTGCACGAAGAAGAACCTTCGTCCACGGTGGAAGAGACTGAACCCAGAAATCATCAGGATCAAACAAACATCGAGGAGCGCCTAAAGGAACCAAATGATG ATGAGGAATCATTGCGCAAGGACACTGGCAGCAGGATCTCCTTAGTAGAGAAAAACATAGAGAAGATGGCCAAAG aggAACTGCAGAAACAGCTTGTGGAACAAGTTGAGCTTAGAAAAAAGTTGGAGCGTGAATTCCAAAATCTAAAAG ACAGTTTTCAAGACCAAATGAAAAGGGAGCTCTCATACAGAGAGGAAATGGTGCAGCAACTCCAGATTGTTCGAG AAGCTCACGACGCACTACACCATTTCTCGTGTAAGATGCTGACTCCACGTCACTGTGCTGGGACCTGCACCTTTAAACCTCCTCTTCTACCACCTTGA